GAACGTTTTCTTCTTATTAGTGAGCCTTCACTCATAGGCTACCGTGACAGAATTAAAGAAAAGATAAATGGCGAGCATATTCTTGAAGAATATGCAAAAAGGTGTGCGATTTGTCAAGCATTTATTGATGATGACAACGCATTAAATCATGAGGCGCTTATTACTTTGAAGATAACTGTTAATGGTTGGCGGTATATTGCACACTTCGAACAGGATTTGGAAAACAAAATGCGGCCAGGCGCGGAATTGTCTCATCCTATTTTGCAACGAGTAGTTGGCAAAACGAAAATGCAAGTTATGGGCATAGCAGCGAATATGTACCTACTTCATACAGAAAATCCACCCGCAAATGAATCGGATGACCCATCCATACCCGATGAGTTTGTTGTAATGGGGATAAATATTTTTAAAAAGCTGATATTTGGCGTAAGAAGTTATTGTGAACGCAAAGGGCTAATCAGTGATGTGCCGCAACTGACCGCTGTTTATAACGCATTTATTGGCAAGGGCGATAATGTTTCTTATTCGGACCAAGAGCTTAAAAAACGATTGCAACAAGTGAAACCCTTTAAGGATATAACTGAAGAATCGCCCCGAAAAGTCATTCAGCGCGCGATTGATTACCTTGTGCAACACCACGTTCTGCTCATAGATAACAATGGAAGGTATTTTAGAAACCCGGAAAAGTTCGTTCCTACTTACCAATAAAAATGGCACTACTTTCGCAATTACGCCAAAAAATCTAGGATTACTAGGCAAAACGCTGCTTTTTTAAAGCATTCGCGAAAATGTGCTAAGTCAGTCGAGAACCACGTTTCAACTCCTTGTTGGGTTGAAACGTGGCGATGTGGCGAGTCAGAGCGCGGAATACATAAGTAATCGCGTAATTAATGCCATATTAACCAATTAAACTCAAACTCCATCAAATTCTAAAAATATGATAAATTCAAATTCGCAGCGAATGCTCCTTGCTAATTGTTTTCAGACCGAGTCCAAGGCCAAGCATCTTTATATCCCAGTTGATTTGATTGATCCAAACCCTCATCAACCACGCACTGACTTTTCCGATGAATCATTAGTGCAACTCGCACAGTCAATCAATGAAAATGGCATGCTCCAACCCATTATTGTTGGCAAATTTGGGGACCGTTATCAAATCATTGTTGGAGAACGGCGATGGAGAGCTCATCTGATTCTGAATAAAAAAACAATTGAAGCGATAGTTAGGACAGTAGATGACCAAAGTCATGCGATTTTTGCCCTAGCTGAAAATATAGCCCGAGAAGATTTAAGTGATTATGAAATTGGTAAAGCGATTCGGAGCATTGAGGATAATTTCCCAAATAAAAAAGACCTCGCTGCTATGATTGGCATAAATCGTACCGACATGTACCGCTATTTGGCTTTCGATAGTCTACCTGACTTCATTTTGAATGATTTGGATACGAATCCTAACAGGCTGGTGAAAAACTCCCAAAGCTGCAGTCATCAAGGCGCATAGCCTCAGCAAACAAGTAAAATAGCGCATCTAAATTGGAGAAGCCCCCCATGCGCGGACACGATGCCATTCAAAATAGCTGGTTCAGCTACGTTAGCCTGGAAGACCGTATTCCCAAACAGCATCCGTTGCGTCGTTTACGGCTACTCGTCGATGGCGTATTGGCCTCTATGGATGCGGTCTTTGCCGAATGCTACTCCCATACTGGCCGCCCGTCGATTGCGCCCGAAAAACTGCTGCGCGCCTTGCTATTGCAAGTGCTGTACACCGTTCGTAGCGAACGCCAGTTGATGGAACAGCTGGACTACAACCTGCTGTTTCGCTGGTTTGTCGGTTTGGGTATCGACGATGCTGTCTGGGAACGCAGCGTGTTCAGCGCCAACCGCGAGCGCCTGCTGTCCGAAGCACTGAGTCGCGAGTTTTTTGAGCGGGTCTTGGCCATTGCCGAATGGCAAAACCTGGTGTCCGACGAACACTTCAGTGTCGACGGCAGCCTGATCGAAGCCTGGGCCTCGCACAAAAGCTTCGTGAAGAAAGACGGCAGCGGTCCTGATAAACCCGCCGGCCGCAATCCCGAGGTCGACTTCAGCGGCGAAAAGCGCAGCAATGCCACGCATCAGAGCACGACAGACCCCGAAGCGCGGCTTTACAAGAAAGGCGAATACACCGAGGCCAAACTGCGTTACATCACCCATGCCCTATCCGAGAATCGTAACGGCCTGATTGTCGATGTCGAAACCACCCAAGCCACCGGCACCGCTGAAATCGAAGCCGCGCAAACAATGATCAAACGCCGTGTTCCCAAAGGCGGCAGCGTCGGTGCCGACAAAGGCTATGACCAACCGGCGTTCGTCAACAAACTCAAGACGCAAGACATCAAAGCCCATGTTGCTCGCAAAAAGACCGGCAGTGCCGTCGATGGCCGCACCGCGCGCGGCAAAGCGTACGCTCAAAGCCTCAAGCGCCGCAAAATCGTCGAAGAAGCCTTCGGCTGGATCAAGACCGTCGGGGGCCTGCGTAAAACCCGCCACATCGGCTTAGCCAAAGTCGCAGGTCAGGCCTTGTTTTGCTTTGCCGCCTACAACCTGACGCGCTTGCTCAACCTATTGGTGTTCACGCCGAAACCGGCGTGGAGTGCGCCCACCTAGGGCGAAGTGCGCCTGAAAACCGTCCACAGACGGCTTCAGGCGAATAAAAAGCCCTTGAAACAGGGGCAAAACGGTTGAAACTCGATGTCATGACCGATTTCAACACGAAAAAATCACGGAAACCGTGGGTAAGGGGAAATATCAGTGGGTTTTTCACCAGCCTGCTAAGCTACTGTCACGCTTTGCTGCCGACCAGATAAAAAAGTTGTTAGCTCATTATACAAATTCCGATACCGTTCGCTCACCATTAGAGACTGCGTGGAATTTACTGAAAGATGGAAAGCTTCAACAAACCAAAATCACTGCTTACGTTAAAAACAAACTCAAGGAAGTCTGTGGGGTAAATCAAGCTTCCACTGAAAATGCTCTATTGAATGAAAATGGTAGTGAGATTGGCAGGGTAAGCCAGAACGAAAAATACTGGACGGTTCAGCTGAGTGCGGACGGGATTGATGAAGGTAAGCAGGAACAAATTCTAAACTTCATCCGGAGACTGCTCAATGAGCGATCTCCAAGTGTCACAAGTTGCGACACCGGTTAAAACATTAACTCGGATGGAGGGTGTCCTGAATTTTGTGTAAACGGGATTTAATTATCGATTGGGCATCCTGTCTTCAAACTGAATGCTAAACCGATTCAAAGCCGCTTTCCAGTCATGCAACGGCATGGTCCATTTTTGACTGATATTCATCAGGGCCAAATAGAACAATTTCGACAAGGCTTCATCACTGGGAAATGAGCCGCGATTCTTGGTGATTTTCCGCAAACTCATGTTCACCGACTCGATCGCATTCGTAGTGTAAATGATGCGGCGTATCTCGGGCGGATAGTCGAAGAAGGGAATGATTCTATCCCAATTACGTCGCCAAATTTGAGCAATGGGCGGGTAGGCCTCGTTCCACTGCGTCTCGAACTCAGCCAGCCTTTGCTCTGCTTCAACGACGCTGGCGGATTGGTATATTCGTTTGAGATCGCCGGCGATCTGTTTACGCATTTTCCAACTGACATAGTTCAGGCTGTTGCGGACTAGGTGGACGATACACAGTTGGACGGCGGCGTGTGGATAGACGGTTTCAATCGCTTCCGGGAAGCCTTTCAAACCGTCGACACAGGCAATGAAGATGTCTTGCACGCCGCGATTCTTGAGGTCTGTCACGACCTGTAACCAAAACTTGGCGCCTTCGGTTTGGGCGATCCACAAGCCCAGCACTTCCTTCTCTCCTTGCAGGTTAATCCCTATGGCCAGATAAACGGCCTTGACACGAACGGCACCGGTATCGCGCACTTTGACGTGGATACAATCGAGATAAACGATGGGGTAAACCGGATCAAGCGGCCGCAATTGCCAGGCTTTGACTTCCTCAATCACGGCGTCCGTCACCGAGGAGATCAAGGTGGGTGAAACTTCAGTGCCATACAGTTCTTCCAGATGGCTCTGGATTTCCCTGACGGTCAGACCTCGGGCATAGAGTGAAATGATCTTGTCATCAAAGCCCGTCCAGCGGGATTGGTGTTTGCCAATGATTTGCGGCTCGAACTGACCATGACGATCACGGGGAATCTCAATCGGCAATGCGCCAAAATCGCCTTTGAGGGTTTTACGGCTCTTGCCATTGCGGGTGTTGCCGGTGGCGTTGCAGACTGACTCATGCTTGGCATGGCCTAAATGTTCAGTCATTTCGGCTTCTAAGGCTCGCTCGACCAAGGCCTTGGTGAGTTGTTTTAGCAGGCCATTTTCGCCCAGCAGGTCTTCAGGTTTTTGATAGCCCGACAATAAGGTATCAATTAGGTCGGTTGGGATGGCTTTTGGTAAGGTCATAGTTACTCCTCAAAGTAAGGGCAGTTTCCTGCCTAATGGCCGTTTACACAAAAATTCTTACACCCTCCTCGGATGATGATTTGTATTTTTCAGTCACAATTCTTCGAGAACTCCGAACGGATAGGTCGGTGATTAGCCCACCGACCTATCAGATAGACGATTGAGGTTGATTATCGCCCTTCGTCACAGAATCAATGTGGTGCCCGATCAGATTAGTCGCCCTGTTTGGAATGTATTCTCATCGCCTCTTGCTCGACAAGTTGAAATTATGAATTGAAGTGAAATTATATTCTAGTTATGCATATAGTATGGACTTGCACTAACTGTATATAAAAAATGGATTTTAGTTTTACTAGCAATCAAGCATTCATCACGAATCCTTATTCAGGATCGCTAGGAATATTTGATCAGGCGATAGTTTTGGTTTTTATGTTATTAAATATATAGCACTCTCCTAGCCATTATTTAAACAACATCAATCCTCAATCTTTACACCGTGAAAAGATCAGCCCTTTTAATAATTAATATATAGAAACGAGAGAACGATCAGTCTCTCATAATATTATTAGTTTTTAGAAAGATGGATTGCACCAAACAATCCATCAAAAATAATTATCCAGGCCGTGCAGGTTCATAACGAAATACACTCAACATTCGAGGTTTTATTATGACCACTTTAAGCAATCAATTACACCATATCGGACAACTGACACGAGCTATCATCAATCATCCTAATGATCCTCTCTACACCGTTATCGATCAAGGTAACAGTATGTTTCAGGTAACGCCAACAGAGTTAGCGATCACGATAGAGAACACGGTCTTACATTCACTATATGAAATCCTGGAAGGGTTTCCGATCCATGACTTCCATCCCTTTATCAGTGTATTCGTCAGAAATGCTTTGGACTGTAATCTTAGACCTTCGATTGAACATCATCGAGCATTGAAAAAAACCGATGACCTGTATCAAATCGGTGGCGACTATGATGTGATGCTAGACATAATCATTAGGATGAGGACTTTCGTCAAACAGATCCTTGAGGTTACCGGAGGCTTCG
Above is a window of Methylomonas koyamae DNA encoding:
- a CDS encoding IS5 family transposase, with the translated sequence MRGHDAIQNSWFSYVSLEDRIPKQHPLRRLRLLVDGVLASMDAVFAECYSHTGRPSIAPEKLLRALLLQVLYTVRSERQLMEQLDYNLLFRWFVGLGIDDAVWERSVFSANRERLLSEALSREFFERVLAIAEWQNLVSDEHFSVDGSLIEAWASHKSFVKKDGSGPDKPAGRNPEVDFSGEKRSNATHQSTTDPEARLYKKGEYTEAKLRYITHALSENRNGLIVDVETTQATGTAEIEAAQTMIKRRVPKGGSVGADKGYDQPAFVNKLKTQDIKAHVARKKTGSAVDGRTARGKAYAQSLKRRKIVEEAFGWIKTVGGLRKTRHIGLAKVAGQALFCFAAYNLTRLLNLLVFTPKPAWSAPT
- a CDS encoding ParB/RepB/Spo0J family partition protein, translating into MLLANCFQTESKAKHLYIPVDLIDPNPHQPRTDFSDESLVQLAQSINENGMLQPIIVGKFGDRYQIIVGERRWRAHLILNKKTIEAIVRTVDDQSHAIFALAENIAREDLSDYEIGKAIRSIEDNFPNKKDLAAMIGINRTDMYRYLAFDSLPDFILNDLDTNPNRLVKNSQSCSHQGA
- a CDS encoding IS256 family transposase, with translation MTLPKAIPTDLIDTLLSGYQKPEDLLGENGLLKQLTKALVERALEAEMTEHLGHAKHESVCNATGNTRNGKSRKTLKGDFGALPIEIPRDRHGQFEPQIIGKHQSRWTGFDDKIISLYARGLTVREIQSHLEELYGTEVSPTLISSVTDAVIEEVKAWQLRPLDPVYPIVYLDCIHVKVRDTGAVRVKAVYLAIGINLQGEKEVLGLWIAQTEGAKFWLQVVTDLKNRGVQDIFIACVDGLKGFPEAIETVYPHAAVQLCIVHLVRNSLNYVSWKMRKQIAGDLKRIYQSASVVEAEQRLAEFETQWNEAYPPIAQIWRRNWDRIIPFFDYPPEIRRIIYTTNAIESVNMSLRKITKNRGSFPSDEALSKLFYLALMNISQKWTMPLHDWKAALNRFSIQFEDRMPNR